The following proteins come from a genomic window of Montipora capricornis isolate CH-2021 chromosome 9, ASM3666992v2, whole genome shotgun sequence:
- the LOC138014930 gene encoding uncharacterized protein translates to MACAESQGDIHKLTILDYQKLEIKKALGRGAFGVVFVAKYNGHGIPSLVVMKRILEPVVETTRNLFMKEAKLLSGLNHENIVQFFGICNHPLVIILEYVFFDCWPFLKRRIEINSVDKFLSEVSRLHKSDKRFDHVIPVIASDIANGLSYLHNRDIAHRDLKPMNVLISNQHYCHLEDGPELQSQMTSRPVICKLADFGESRSKLLQTDRCNDPNTNVVARGTTAFMAPEILLPEGISVLNVKLSMEDLKRVDIWALGQVFYCLMNPGVSYPFEREGLDIPEIMLMHRRQQRPSFDAGYQTKHATVWAHVKKAFESCANHDPRARPTASQVVGALHGHQRKRRSARARRQTVSQWYYGAEGEAALKHVFAELTKVSDRDVDMSRNKTTQDISISLSCRGRKWILAFPTAFPRRNARLRSDGEEQSNIGGDTVEVAVKKIVSFLMAQNQEDPSFHQKGSPVSSRALQWYSGDEGEADLKYVHKEFKSIANEKVEMLRNTDTRDITLTFQREGQQWQIIFPSDFPKSPASLMKNGDEEEVIGGDNVKTATQAIVNYIISSREPSGGSFVESDGDTEAQWYASGEGESRLKYIFDEMEKIADGVVYISRNKGTRNVTLKFDRQGQSWQIKFPPNFPRDSVRMIRDDEECGDVGGNTIESVTNGIANFITGQTYSADNEDYGVFQQAAQTTSSQWYIGENGQTALKYVVNELSHITDSQVQMSRKINTHDITLRFQRLGHRWEIEFPSNFPGSNARITVNDCSYETVGGDTLETAVTAIKNSIFRKNPVVRIVPKSAKSCITH, encoded by the exons ATGGCCTGTGCAGAGTCACAAGGAGATATTCATAAGCTTACAATTTTGGATTACCAAAAGCTTGAAATTAAGAAGGCCCTTGGACGCGGTGCTTTTGGTGTTGTATTTGTCGCGAAGTACAATGGCCACGGGATACCCAGTCTGGTTGTTATGAAACGAATTCTTGAACCTGTGGTTGAGACCACAAGGAATTTGTTCATGAAGGAAGCCAAGCTGTTAAGTGGTCTTAATCACGAAAACATCGTGCAATTCTTCGGTATCTGCAACCATCCACTGGTTATAATCTTGGAATATGTATTCTTTGATTGCTGGCCGTTTCTCAAAAGACGAATTGAGATAAACAGCGTGGACAAGTTCCTTTCAGAGGTCTCTCGATTGCACAAATCAGACAAACGATTTGATCACGTGATTCCAGTCATAGCGAGTGACATCGCAAATGGACTTTCGTACCTTCATAATCGGGACATTGCTCATCGTGACCTAAAGCCTATGAACGTTTTAATATCGAACCAACACTACTGCCACCTGGAGGATGGTCCCGAACTGCAAAGTCAAATGACGTCAAGGCCGGTCATTTGCAAACTTGCTGATTTTGGCGAAAGTCGCTCAAAGCTGCTGCAAACCGACCGATGCAATGATCCTAATACCAACGTCGTTGCAAGAGGAACAACGGCCTTCATGGCCCCCGAAATTTTATTGCCCGAAGGAATCAGTGTTTTGAATGTGAAACTATCCATGGAAGACCTCAAAAGAGTCGATATCTGGGCACTGGGTCAGGTGTTTTATTGTCTCATGAATCCTGGTGTCTCGTACCCATTTGAGAGAGAAGGGCTGGATATTCCTGAAATAATGTTAATGCACAGACGACAACAACGCCCCTCATTTGATGCAGGTTACCAAACCAAACACGCCACTGTTTGGGCGCATgtcaaaaaagcctttgaatCTTGCGCGAATCACGATCCCAGGGCGAGACCTACTGCCTCTCAAGTCGTCGGAGCTCTGCATGGCCATCAACGAAAGAGAAGAAGCGCCCGAG CTCGGCGTCAAACCGTCTCCCAGTGGTACTATGGCGCTGAAGGTGAAGCTGCGCTTAAACACGTTTTTGCTGAATTGACGAAAGTTTCTGACCGAGATGTTGACATGAGTCGAAATAAAACCACTCAAGATATCTCAATAAGTCTTTCATGTCGTGGAAGGAAATGGATCTTGGCGTTTCCTACAGCCTTTCCAAGGCGTAATGCCAGATTGCGAAGTGATGGAGAAGAGCAGAGCAACATTGGTGGAGATACCGTGGAAGTGGCTGTTAAAAAGATAGTGAGTTTCTTGATGGCGCAAAATCAGGAAGATCCTTCATTTCATCAAAAAGGCAGCCCTGTCTCTAGCCGCGCCCTTCAGTGGTATTCTGGCGACGAAGGGGAAGCAGATTTAAAGTACGTTCACAAAGAATTCAAGAGCATCGCTAACGAAAAAGTAGAAATGCTTCGAAATACAGACACGCGAGATATTACCTTAACCTTTCAGCGAGAGGGACAGCAATGGCAAATCATTTTTCCCTCTGACTTTCCAAAGTCTCCAGCAAGTTTGATGAAGAATGGAGATGAGGAAGAAGTCATCGGGGGAGACAATGTAAAGACTGCCACCCAAGCGATTGTGAATTACATTATTTCATCACGAGAACCTTCGGGAGGCTCATTTGTCGAGTCAGACGGCGACACCGAGGCTCAGTGGTATGCTAGCGGTGAAGGAGAGTCGCGtcttaaatacatttttgacgAAATGGAAAAAATTGCTGACGGTGTTGTGTATATAAGTCGTAACAAAGGCACTCGAAATGTTACCTTGAAATTCGATCGTCAAGGCCAATCCTGGCAAATCAAATTTcctcctaattttccaagagataGTGTCAGAATGATAAGAGACGACGAAGAATGTGGTGATGTTGGTGGCAACACTATAGAAAGTGTTACCAATGGCATAGCTAACTTTATAACTGGTCAGACTTACTCTGCAGATAACGAAGACTATGGCGTGTTTCAACAAGCGGCTCAAACGACTTCCAGTCAGTGGTACATTGGAGAAAATGGGCAGACGGCTCTTAAGTATGTGGTTAATGAACTAAGCCACATCACAGACAGTCAAGTACAGATGAGTCGGAAAATAAACACACACGATATCACATTGAGATTTCAACGCCTCGGTCACCGATGGGAAATCGAATTTCCTTCTAATTTTCCTGGCTCAAACGCTAGGATAACGGTAAACGATTGCAGCTATGAAACGGTTGGTGGTGACACTCTGGAAACGGCTGTGACTGCAATTAAAAATTCAATATTTCGTAAAAACCCAGTGGTTCGAATTGTGCCCAAGTCAGCTAAATCATGCATTACGCACTGA
- the LOC138014932 gene encoding uncharacterized protein: protein MTSSFTAYIFKEDFDALKESAVRGARGILFGQWTSTGNPVVHVIKRREEATRTVESHLHDSYRLCKIGEFHAATGNLREERDRIPPVYSSQSGGAAQRFLFLDVGISKITPFFFTKQNTGGQGGKIEVLTGENPFNRRPVNRVEVTPTRTNQPGYQPSAAHQWQRSSEHASTQSQEVDVEAKQWYSDKSMLKFVLDQLKSLAEGGNVDISRDTQTHDLSMVFVDWHHRRSWVVEFPANFPKDGATLTNRVSRSTHGRESTPRWKQPSEADPRVAVRRIVLSITEKGSVI, encoded by the coding sequence ATGACCTCTAGTTTTACTGCTTATATTTTCAAGGAAGACTTCGACGCATTAAAAGAAAGTGCCGTTAGAGGAGCGAGAGGCATACTCTTCGGACAGTGGACGAGCACTGGAAATCCAGTTGTTCATGTaattaaaagaagagaagaagcaACTCGGACTGTAGAATCGCACTTGCACGACTCATACAGGCTTTGCAAAATTGGCGAGTTTCATGCTGCTACAGGGAACCTCAGAGAGGAAAGAGATAGAATCCCTCCAGTTTACTCAAGCCAAAGCGGAGGAGCTGCTCAAAGATTCTTGTTTCTTGATGTAGGCATCTCCAAAATAACACCGTTCTTCTTTACGAAACAGAATACGGGGGGACAAGGTGGAAAGATAGAAGTGCTCACGGGCGAAAACCCGTTTAATAGGAGGCCTGTAAATCGGGTTGAAGTCACTCCAACCCGCACCAACCAACCCGGGTATCAACCCAGCGCTGCTCATCAATGGCAGAGATCATCGGAACATGCAAGCACACAGTCTCAAGAAGTTGATGTCGAAGCTAAACAGTGGTACTCAGATAAAAGCATGCTGAAGTTTGTTCTCGATCAACTCAAGAGCCTTGCAGAGGGAGGAAATGTGGATATTTCTAGAGATACCCAAACCCATGATTTGTCAATGGTGTTCGTTGACTGGCATCATAGAAGGTCGTGGGTAGTGGAGTTTCCTGCGAACTTCCCTAAAGACGGAGCGACCCTGACCAACAGGGTATCCCGAAGCACACACGGTCGTGAATCTACCCCTAGATGGAAACAACCTAGTGAAGCTGATCCAAGGGTCGCAGTGCGAAGAATCGTGCTCTCCATCACAGAGAAGGGTTCGGTGATATAA
- the LOC138015652 gene encoding uncharacterized protein isoform X1: MANISILKLAFVALLSFNGVAGEECKKDQFKQGGRCTQCPPCPPGEQITDYCGHNSNGEQTGNKCTNCTVGINYNDGNSTKVCKNCLYCKTVKKVEIWPCTPTSNTVCACPKGTYESEGGDCVKSPTPDHKATKATPKVIMTPSKSPMTSMTSTAKPLPSYKQPDSLANTTQMKFPTPNFNKATDKDKPLSPFRKPGWIVLVCLIAVILGLLAIAAFHARTRKKISSHCCGKYGELSTEGETTSVLVEGHHNEPATEEPINNARPIPPYEEPMSPTLRSHSITNLCCNSGTEETANEQKRCTCNIKTSETSLRSLDKLTFSSLSAETISDEWQERGNIPSHFSSRSDHRCVTTNSSSNGRTPSPPGRRSPDHHCVTSYPFPTHVIRSQAQVQSPGHSCATCSANSSCVTASPYLGRSPEHRCVTPSSWSTCTSQASSSCRVSPDPSIFSSLHSHSSSYEDQGISNQSGGSTQSNYEMQSIPVSVEAFDKEYQAGPSKPMAKKNPLASKRNNESRSVEGRQSPTAKQDLSSPCKSELRPTELLTKTETGDDKEREMTQRPEEGTGFVVMKVGVTPRSDCSYRPYPRNKKHRCQECCPQPDDLFFQLIIERLCLKEQICKELNKNFKELAISARVEKEIGDCETTLNPAEHVLDTIKASYPRMRLSEFNELLLQIKRRDIVELIQNHHLSCSLCQRNRFDSNA, encoded by the exons ATGGCAAATATTAGCATCCTCAAGTTGGCTTTTGTCGCGTTGCTCTCCTTCAAC GGAGTGGCTGGCGAGGAGTGCAAAAAAGATCAATTTAAACAAGGTGGGCGCTGTACACAATGCCCGCCATGCCCCCCTGGAGAACAGATCACAGACTATTGTGGACATAACAGCAATGGAGAGCAGACCGGCAACAAGTGCACGAACTGTACTGTCGGTATTAACTACAACGACGGGAATTCCACAAAAGTCTGTAAAAATTGTCTCTACTGCAAGACCGTGAAGAAGGTTGAGATCTGGCCCTGCACACCGACCAGTAATACCGTTTGCGCATGTCCTAAAGG GACCTATGAATCGGAAGGAGGGGATTGTGTGAAGTCGCCAACGCCAGACCACAAAGCAACAAAGGCGACACCAAAGGTCATTATGACGCCATCGAAGTCGCCAATGACTTCGATGACTTCAACAGCAAAACCTTTGCCGTCATATAAGCAGCCAGACTCATTAGCAAACACAACGCAGATGAAATTTCCCACGCCGAATTTTAACAAAGCAACAGATAAAG ACAAACCTCTCAGCCCTTTCCGGAAACCTGGATGGATTGTACTTGTCTGCTTAATAGCTGTTATTCTTGGATTGCTAGCAATCGCGGCATTTCACGCACGAACCCGCAAGAAAATCAGCAGTCACTGCTGTGGAAAATACGGGGAACTGAGTACTGAGGGTGAAACCACTTCCGTTTTGGTAGAAGGTCACCATAACGAACCAGCCACGGAGGAACCAATAA ATAATGCCAGACCCATCCCTCCTTATGAAGAGCCAATGTCACCAACCCTGCGATCGCATTCAATTACAA ATCTTTGCTGCAACAGTGGAACCGAGGAGACAGCGAACGAACAAAAGCGGTGTACATGCAATATAAAAACGTCAG AAACTTCACTCCGGTCCCTTGATAAATTGACCTTCAGCTCCTTGTCTGCTGAAACAATTTCGGACGAATGGCAAGAGAGAGGAAATATTCCAAGCCACTTCTCTTCGCGGTCTGATCATCGCTGCGTCACCACAAATTCGTCTTCAAACGGTCGAACGCCATCTCCGCCTGGTAGGCGGTCACCTGACCATCATTGCGTGACATCCTATCCTTTTCCAACTCACGTGATAAGATCTCAAGCACAAGTGCAATCACCAGGACATTCATGCGCGACGTGCTCTGCAAATTCCTCTTGCGTAACGGCATCACCATATCTGGGGCGATCACCTGAACATCGCTGTGTCACACCTTCTTCATGGTCGACTTGCACGAGTCAAGCTTCCTCTTCTTGCAGGGTTTCGCCTGATCCATCAATTTTCTCCAGCCTCCATAGCCATTCTAGTTCTTACGAAGATCAGGGAATTAGCAATCAAAGTGGAGGGTCCACACAGAGCAACTACGAGATGCAATCGATTCCAGTTAGTGTGGAAGCATTCGACAAAGAGTACCAAGCAGGTCCGTCAAAACCAATGGCGAAAAAAAACCCACTAGCGTCAAAGAGAAACAATGAGAGCAGATCAGTGGAGGGGAGACAGAGCCCCACTGCTAAACAAGACTTGTCCAGCCCTTGCAAGTCTGAATTACGACCGACCGAGCTCTTAACAAAAACGGAAACAGGGGACGACAAAGAGAGAGAGATGACGCAGAGGCCAGAAGAAGGAACAGGTTTTGTCGTCATGAAAGTCGGCG TTACTCCAAGATCTGATTGTTCATACCGCCCTTATCCACGGAACAAGAAACATCGCTGCCAAG AATGTTGCCCACAGCCAGACGACTTATTTTTTCAGCTTATAATAGAAAGACTTTGCCTTAAGGAGCAAATTTGCAAGGAGCTTAACAAGAATTTCAAGGAATTAGCCATTTCAGCGCGAGTGGAGAAAGAAATTGGAGATTGCGAAACCACTTTAAACCCTGCCGAACATGTTTTGGACACAATTAAAGCTTCTTATCCAAGAATGAGGTTGAGTGAATTCAACGAGCTTCTTCTTCAAATCAAGAGACGAGACATTGTTGAACTTATCCAGAATCATCATTTATCGTGCAGCCTATGTCAACGAAACAGATTTGACTCAAATGCTTAG
- the LOC138015652 gene encoding uncharacterized protein isoform X2, which yields MTPSKSPMTSMTSTAKPLPSYKQPDSLANTTQMKFPTPNFNKATDKDKPLSPFRKPGWIVLVCLIAVILGLLAIAAFHARTRKKISSHCCGKYGELSTEGETTSVLVEGHHNEPATEEPINNARPIPPYEEPMSPTLRSHSITNLCCNSGTEETANEQKRCTCNIKTSETSLRSLDKLTFSSLSAETISDEWQERGNIPSHFSSRSDHRCVTTNSSSNGRTPSPPGRRSPDHHCVTSYPFPTHVIRSQAQVQSPGHSCATCSANSSCVTASPYLGRSPEHRCVTPSSWSTCTSQASSSCRVSPDPSIFSSLHSHSSSYEDQGISNQSGGSTQSNYEMQSIPVSVEAFDKEYQAGPSKPMAKKNPLASKRNNESRSVEGRQSPTAKQDLSSPCKSELRPTELLTKTETGDDKEREMTQRPEEGTGFVVMKVGVTPRSDCSYRPYPRNKKHRCQECCPQPDDLFFQLIIERLCLKEQICKELNKNFKELAISARVEKEIGDCETTLNPAEHVLDTIKASYPRMRLSEFNELLLQIKRRDIVELIQNHHLSCSLCQRNRFDSNA from the exons ATGACGCCATCGAAGTCGCCAATGACTTCGATGACTTCAACAGCAAAACCTTTGCCGTCATATAAGCAGCCAGACTCATTAGCAAACACAACGCAGATGAAATTTCCCACGCCGAATTTTAACAAAGCAACAGATAAAG ACAAACCTCTCAGCCCTTTCCGGAAACCTGGATGGATTGTACTTGTCTGCTTAATAGCTGTTATTCTTGGATTGCTAGCAATCGCGGCATTTCACGCACGAACCCGCAAGAAAATCAGCAGTCACTGCTGTGGAAAATACGGGGAACTGAGTACTGAGGGTGAAACCACTTCCGTTTTGGTAGAAGGTCACCATAACGAACCAGCCACGGAGGAACCAATAA ATAATGCCAGACCCATCCCTCCTTATGAAGAGCCAATGTCACCAACCCTGCGATCGCATTCAATTACAA ATCTTTGCTGCAACAGTGGAACCGAGGAGACAGCGAACGAACAAAAGCGGTGTACATGCAATATAAAAACGTCAG AAACTTCACTCCGGTCCCTTGATAAATTGACCTTCAGCTCCTTGTCTGCTGAAACAATTTCGGACGAATGGCAAGAGAGAGGAAATATTCCAAGCCACTTCTCTTCGCGGTCTGATCATCGCTGCGTCACCACAAATTCGTCTTCAAACGGTCGAACGCCATCTCCGCCTGGTAGGCGGTCACCTGACCATCATTGCGTGACATCCTATCCTTTTCCAACTCACGTGATAAGATCTCAAGCACAAGTGCAATCACCAGGACATTCATGCGCGACGTGCTCTGCAAATTCCTCTTGCGTAACGGCATCACCATATCTGGGGCGATCACCTGAACATCGCTGTGTCACACCTTCTTCATGGTCGACTTGCACGAGTCAAGCTTCCTCTTCTTGCAGGGTTTCGCCTGATCCATCAATTTTCTCCAGCCTCCATAGCCATTCTAGTTCTTACGAAGATCAGGGAATTAGCAATCAAAGTGGAGGGTCCACACAGAGCAACTACGAGATGCAATCGATTCCAGTTAGTGTGGAAGCATTCGACAAAGAGTACCAAGCAGGTCCGTCAAAACCAATGGCGAAAAAAAACCCACTAGCGTCAAAGAGAAACAATGAGAGCAGATCAGTGGAGGGGAGACAGAGCCCCACTGCTAAACAAGACTTGTCCAGCCCTTGCAAGTCTGAATTACGACCGACCGAGCTCTTAACAAAAACGGAAACAGGGGACGACAAAGAGAGAGAGATGACGCAGAGGCCAGAAGAAGGAACAGGTTTTGTCGTCATGAAAGTCGGCG TTACTCCAAGATCTGATTGTTCATACCGCCCTTATCCACGGAACAAGAAACATCGCTGCCAAG AATGTTGCCCACAGCCAGACGACTTATTTTTTCAGCTTATAATAGAAAGACTTTGCCTTAAGGAGCAAATTTGCAAGGAGCTTAACAAGAATTTCAAGGAATTAGCCATTTCAGCGCGAGTGGAGAAAGAAATTGGAGATTGCGAAACCACTTTAAACCCTGCCGAACATGTTTTGGACACAATTAAAGCTTCTTATCCAAGAATGAGGTTGAGTGAATTCAACGAGCTTCTTCTTCAAATCAAGAGACGAGACATTGTTGAACTTATCCAGAATCATCATTTATCGTGCAGCCTATGTCAACGAAACAGATTTGACTCAAATGCTTAG